From a region of the Mycobacteroides saopaulense genome:
- a CDS encoding rhomboid-like protein: MRRVWAALVRVRVTIGYAVALAAVATVLVMEGPRMQDRVIAHASTNLHNLHQGRLGTLIGSAFVTDAGPIYLWLPGLICILALAELQWHSGRLALTFVLGHIGATLIVGVGTALAIWMHWAPISIARASDVGMSYGTAAVVGALSASIPPRWRVSWMAGWITVGVVSVVCNQTFTEVGHLTALLLGMLAAHTLSLRPPRWSVLRLVLLGFGGLFALMMFSEDAPTLAAALPAAVAVVLVTQWIRLRREPRDQAAIA, encoded by the coding sequence ATGCGGAGAGTCTGGGCCGCGCTAGTCCGGGTGCGGGTGACCATTGGGTATGCGGTCGCATTGGCTGCGGTCGCCACCGTGCTGGTCATGGAGGGGCCACGGATGCAAGACCGGGTGATCGCACACGCGAGCACCAATCTGCACAACCTCCATCAGGGACGCCTGGGCACCCTCATCGGAAGTGCGTTTGTCACCGACGCCGGCCCGATCTACCTGTGGCTTCCCGGCCTGATCTGCATCCTGGCCCTCGCCGAACTACAGTGGCACAGTGGACGTTTGGCGTTGACATTCGTGCTCGGTCATATCGGGGCAACGCTCATCGTCGGTGTGGGTACGGCGCTGGCGATCTGGATGCATTGGGCCCCCATATCCATCGCCCGGGCCAGCGATGTGGGCATGAGTTACGGCACCGCTGCCGTGGTGGGGGCGCTCAGCGCGTCTATCCCGCCTCGATGGCGCGTCTCGTGGATGGCCGGGTGGATCACCGTCGGCGTCGTGTCCGTGGTGTGCAACCAGACCTTCACAGAGGTCGGGCATCTGACCGCACTGCTTCTCGGCATGCTCGCCGCGCACACGTTGTCCCTGCGCCCACCACGCTGGTCGGTCCTTCGATTGGTGCTCTTGGGTTTTGGCGGGCTGTTCGCTCTCATGATGTTCTCCGAGGATGCACCCACTCTGGCGGCGGCGTTGCCCGCCGCGGTGGCCGTCGTACTCGTCACCCAGTGGATCAGGTTGCGACGGGAGCCTCGTGATCAAGCAGCCATCGCTTGA
- a CDS encoding MspA family porin: MALFTALCTLGTAAALADPVSMAPQTYTKVSRDGWTLMIRIDHETINSVPNLAEASNSREAFVTFDATAIATGGSAPITDSLFIAGYQLGCQTDVSSGLQIGGTGGLAGSVGYSGGPSVGGSGGLAGFVQTILQPGVITDLPLANMALSDGGKAMLDVDNLHIKADACGGDVTIRSYVYLRISTAAAHTEFAIYGDPMKI; this comes from the coding sequence ATGGCGTTGTTCACCGCGCTCTGCACCCTGGGAACGGCTGCGGCGCTGGCCGACCCGGTGTCCATGGCGCCACAGACGTACACCAAGGTGAGTCGTGATGGGTGGACTCTGATGATCCGAATTGACCACGAGACCATCAATTCGGTGCCCAACCTGGCCGAGGCCTCCAACTCCCGGGAGGCATTCGTAACCTTCGACGCGACCGCGATCGCTACCGGTGGGTCTGCCCCCATCACCGACAGTTTGTTTATCGCCGGATACCAACTCGGTTGTCAGACAGACGTTTCCAGTGGTCTGCAGATCGGTGGCACTGGTGGTCTCGCGGGGTCTGTGGGCTACAGCGGCGGTCCCTCGGTCGGCGGTTCCGGCGGTCTGGCCGGTTTTGTGCAAACCATCCTGCAGCCCGGTGTCATCACCGACCTCCCGCTGGCGAACATGGCGCTGAGTGACGGCGGCAAGGCGATGCTCGATGTGGACAACCTGCACATCAAGGCGGATGCTTGCGGTGGTGACGTCACCATCCGCTCGTACGTGTACCTGAGGATCTCGACAGCTGCCGCGCACACCGAGTTCGCCATCTACGGCGACCCGATGAAGATCTAG
- a CDS encoding DUF6653 family protein, protein MNGEAVRRWIFARHCHPVSAWSRWATTPLLLVPVWTRRWRWAIPIGVWLAINPVVTPPPRDDRSFATRAIRGEEIWMTKPTSDAMLTGLSILGGAALVSAFVAAWRRSCVGVMVGTAISMAITLLAWRRYDQIWRSVRPRR, encoded by the coding sequence GTGAATGGTGAAGCCGTACGCCGCTGGATCTTCGCGAGGCATTGTCATCCAGTGAGTGCATGGTCGCGGTGGGCGACCACACCACTGTTGCTCGTTCCGGTCTGGACACGGCGATGGCGCTGGGCGATCCCGATCGGTGTCTGGCTGGCGATCAACCCCGTTGTGACGCCGCCGCCTCGTGATGACCGATCGTTCGCCACCCGGGCTATTCGTGGCGAGGAGATCTGGATGACCAAGCCGACGTCGGATGCGATGCTCACCGGGCTGAGCATCCTCGGTGGTGCGGCTTTGGTGTCTGCGTTTGTCGCCGCGTGGCGGCGCTCGTGTGTCGGGGTGATGGTGGGAACCGCGATATCGATGGCCATCACCCTGCTGGCCTGGCGGCGTTACGACCAGATCTGGAGGTCAGTCAGACCCCGACGGTAA
- a CDS encoding oxidoreductase, whose product MPAPLQNRHFRESDVPDQTGKTHVITGANNGLGLVAAEALARAGARVVLACRNQETGRAALDKVRSLGPNADHALVELDLTSLASVRSAADAIRTQAPTIDVLLNNAGVMAIPLRRTAEGFEMQIGVNHLGHFVLTDALLPSLLVAGAPRVISLGSVAHAQGRNNLKVDDLNFTKRRYNRMSAYRASKLACMLFGSELARKAAAAGSPLVSVNVHPGVAATNLFDSMIPKIPGLHKAFYFGMGLVLQDERQGAESELYAASMPDVQPDDYLGPTQLTGARGPVARAPRSSEARDPQLATRLWEKSVELTGADYSRLTG is encoded by the coding sequence ATGCCCGCACCCCTGCAGAACAGGCACTTTCGTGAGTCGGACGTTCCCGACCAGACCGGCAAGACGCATGTCATCACCGGCGCGAACAACGGCCTGGGTCTAGTCGCAGCAGAGGCGCTTGCCCGCGCCGGCGCCCGAGTGGTGCTGGCCTGCCGCAACCAGGAGACCGGACGGGCCGCCCTGGACAAGGTGCGCTCGCTGGGGCCGAACGCAGACCACGCGCTGGTCGAGCTGGACCTCACCAGCCTTGCGTCGGTGCGGTCGGCAGCGGATGCGATCCGCACCCAAGCACCCACCATCGACGTGCTGCTCAACAACGCCGGCGTGATGGCGATCCCGTTGCGGCGCACCGCCGAAGGATTCGAGATGCAGATCGGCGTCAACCACCTCGGCCACTTCGTGCTGACCGACGCGCTGCTGCCCTCGCTGCTGGTCGCCGGGGCACCCCGAGTGATCTCCCTGGGTAGCGTCGCCCACGCACAGGGACGCAACAACCTGAAGGTCGACGACCTCAACTTCACCAAGCGCCGGTACAACCGGATGAGCGCGTACCGCGCTTCGAAGCTCGCCTGCATGCTGTTCGGCTCGGAGCTGGCCCGTAAGGCTGCGGCCGCCGGATCCCCACTGGTGTCGGTCAATGTGCACCCCGGGGTAGCCGCCACCAACCTGTTCGACTCGATGATTCCGAAGATCCCGGGTCTGCATAAGGCCTTCTACTTCGGCATGGGATTGGTGCTGCAGGACGAGCGCCAGGGCGCCGAATCCGAGTTGTATGCGGCGTCGATGCCCGACGTTCAGCCCGACGACTACCTTGGCCCTACGCAGCTGACCGGTGCCCGCGGGCCGGTGGCGCGTGCGCCCCGCTCCAGCGAGGCACGCGATCCCCAGCTAGCGACGCGGCTGTGGGAGAAGTCGGTGGAACTCACCGGCGCGGATTACTCACGCCTCACCGGCTAA
- a CDS encoding Ada metal-binding domain-containing protein → MELNAEACYRAVQSRDTRFDGQFYTAVRTTGIYCRPSCPAITPKRQNVSFHPTAASAQAAGYRACRRCLPDAAPGSPLWNIKSHLAVRAMRLIGDGVVERDGVDGLSRALGYSSRQLNRVLLAELGASPLALARANRATTARLLIQRTDLPMSDIAFAAGFSSIRQFNDTIAAVFATTPSKLRRELPRSESSTSSAIAGGVSLKLPLRQPHNVAWSTWLLQHHCARGVEDFSDGRYTRALRMPHGPVIVTLAVSADQVRADLQLSDMRDLAPSVARLRHLLDLDADPAAVDDALMSHPALAPLVAEAPGIRVPGTVDGPELLLRTMIGQQISVAAANTATAALVAALGEQVTDRTGRVTHLFPTAESVAAAGPEVMAGPTSRIGAVVSVADRLATGKLELHHGMTATDLRRQLLDIKGIGPWTADYVVMRQLADPDVLLEHDLVLRRGAAAEGIDIAAARDCSPWRSYVSMHLWRKGIAVQRRSSIRKPKETS, encoded by the coding sequence ATGGAACTCAACGCAGAGGCGTGCTACCGGGCCGTCCAGTCCCGCGACACACGATTTGACGGGCAGTTCTACACGGCGGTGCGCACTACCGGGATCTACTGTCGGCCTTCTTGTCCGGCCATCACGCCGAAACGCCAGAATGTCTCGTTTCACCCCACTGCCGCCTCCGCTCAGGCTGCCGGATATCGGGCCTGCAGGCGGTGTCTACCGGACGCCGCGCCCGGGTCGCCTCTGTGGAATATCAAGTCCCACTTGGCGGTGCGCGCGATGCGTCTCATCGGCGACGGAGTGGTCGAGCGCGACGGTGTGGACGGGCTGTCACGCGCCCTCGGATATTCGAGCCGTCAGCTCAACAGGGTTCTGCTGGCTGAGCTCGGCGCAAGCCCCCTGGCCCTGGCCCGCGCCAACCGGGCCACCACGGCGCGCCTACTGATTCAGCGGACCGACCTACCGATGTCCGATATTGCCTTCGCGGCCGGTTTTTCCAGCATCAGGCAGTTCAACGACACGATTGCCGCGGTATTCGCGACCACTCCGTCAAAGCTACGCAGGGAGCTCCCCCGTAGCGAGAGCAGCACCTCATCTGCCATTGCCGGCGGTGTCAGCCTCAAACTCCCACTGCGGCAGCCCCATAACGTCGCCTGGTCGACGTGGCTGTTGCAACATCACTGCGCGCGGGGAGTCGAGGACTTTTCCGACGGGCGCTACACCCGCGCGTTGAGGATGCCGCATGGCCCCGTGATCGTGACTCTGGCAGTGTCCGCCGATCAGGTACGGGCCGATCTGCAGCTCAGCGATATGCGCGACCTGGCGCCCTCGGTGGCGCGACTGCGCCACCTGCTCGACCTCGACGCCGATCCCGCGGCGGTCGATGACGCACTGATGTCCCACCCGGCCCTTGCTCCCCTGGTTGCGGAGGCGCCCGGCATCCGAGTTCCCGGGACCGTGGACGGGCCGGAACTCCTGTTGCGCACCATGATCGGGCAGCAGATATCCGTCGCCGCCGCCAATACCGCGACGGCAGCACTGGTCGCCGCACTCGGCGAGCAGGTGACCGACCGGACGGGACGTGTGACCCACCTCTTCCCCACCGCAGAGTCCGTCGCTGCTGCGGGCCCAGAGGTTATGGCCGGCCCCACCTCGCGGATCGGTGCGGTGGTCTCGGTGGCCGACAGGCTCGCGACAGGAAAACTGGAATTGCATCATGGGATGACCGCGACTGACTTGCGTCGGCAACTCTTGGATATCAAGGGAATCGGGCCTTGGACTGCTGACTACGTCGTGATGCGTCAACTCGCCGACCCGGACGTCCTCCTCGAGCATGACCTCGTGTTGCGACGGGGCGCGGCCGCCGAGGGCATCGACATCGCAGCAGCCCGCGATTGCTCCCCGTGGCGTTCCTACGTCTCCATGCACCTGTGGCGCAAAGGAATCGCCGTCCAAAGACGTTCAAGTATCCGCAAGCCGAAGGAGACCTCATGA
- the pheS gene encoding phenylalanine--tRNA ligase subunit alpha: MADHTQNPPEEPLTTAVDAARAAFDAASDLDALAQAKIDHLGEKSPLAQARQALGSLPKDQRAEAGKLVNTARTQAQQAYDDRLVALRAERDAAVLVAERIDVTLPSTRQPIGARHPITILSEHIADTFIAMGWEVADGPEVETEHFNFDALNFLPDHPARSTQDTFYIAPENSRQVLRTHTSPVQVRTLLARELPVYVISLGRAFRTDEIDATHLPAFHQVEGLAVDRGLTLANLKGTLDAFARAMFGAQAHTRMRPHFFPFTEPSAEVDVWFENKKGGAGWVEWGGCGMVNPNVLRASGIDPDVYSGFAFGMGLERTLQFRNGLPDMRDMIEGDVRFSLPFGVSA, encoded by the coding sequence GTGGCCGATCACACCCAGAATCCTCCAGAGGAGCCTTTGACGACTGCCGTTGATGCTGCTCGCGCCGCATTCGACGCCGCCAGCGATCTGGACGCTCTCGCGCAGGCGAAGATCGACCATCTGGGTGAGAAGTCACCGCTGGCACAGGCGCGCCAGGCACTGGGGTCGCTCCCCAAGGACCAGCGGGCGGAGGCCGGCAAGCTCGTCAACACCGCACGTACGCAGGCACAACAGGCTTACGACGACAGGCTGGTGGCGCTACGTGCCGAGCGTGATGCGGCGGTGCTCGTCGCCGAGCGCATCGACGTGACCCTGCCTTCCACGCGGCAGCCCATTGGCGCGCGCCATCCGATCACGATCTTGTCCGAACACATTGCCGATACCTTCATCGCAATGGGCTGGGAGGTCGCCGATGGCCCCGAGGTCGAGACCGAGCATTTCAACTTCGATGCCCTGAACTTCCTGCCCGACCACCCCGCGCGCAGCACGCAGGACACCTTCTACATCGCGCCCGAGAACTCCCGGCAGGTGTTGCGCACGCATACCTCTCCGGTTCAGGTCCGTACCCTGCTGGCGCGCGAATTGCCCGTCTACGTGATCTCCCTCGGGCGCGCCTTCCGTACCGACGAAATCGATGCGACCCATCTGCCCGCGTTCCATCAGGTGGAGGGGCTCGCGGTGGACCGTGGACTGACCCTGGCCAATCTCAAGGGCACGCTGGATGCGTTCGCCCGCGCGATGTTCGGGGCACAGGCGCACACCCGGATGCGACCGCACTTCTTCCCGTTCACCGAGCCCTCCGCCGAGGTCGATGTCTGGTTTGAGAACAAGAAGGGTGGTGCGGGTTGGGTCGAATGGGGCGGTTGCGGCATGGTGAATCCAAATGTGTTGCGGGCCAGCGGCATTGACCCCGACGTGTATAGCGGTTTCGCGTTCGGCATGGGATTGGAGCGCACGCTGCAGTTCCGCAACGGCCTGCCGGATATGCGTGACATGATCGAGGGCGACGTGCGCTTCAGCCTTCCGTTCGGAGTGAGTGCCTGA
- the pheT gene encoding phenylalanine--tRNA ligase subunit beta, whose protein sequence is MRIPHSWLLEVLRVGAPGFSATPADVEETLIRIGHEVEEVIVPGPVTGPLVVGRVAQITELTEFKKPIRFCLVDAGEAEPREIVCGATNFAVDDLVVVALPGATLPGDFTIATRKTYGHTSDGMICSTAELGLGSESPGILVLPPGTAAPGADAVEVVGLDDAIFDLSITPDRGYCLSVRGLARDLACAYDLEFIDPAAVQPLPVERPSLPVHIDSGTGVKRFGLRPVIGIDPAAVSPWWLQRRLLLCGIRAISPAVDATNYVMLEIGHPMHAHDKARISGDFRVRFATPGETVVTLDDVERKLESGDVLIADDAGVTAIGGVMGAGSTEMRGDSTDVLLEAAVWDSAAVLRTQRRLRLHSEAGRRYERSVDPAISVAALDRCASLLREIAGGSTPPELTDWTADTDAQAEIVMATELPARIAGIDYPDGVVQHRLRQIGAEVLAEGDTLRVRPPSWRPDISEGADLVEEVLRLEGLDDIPSILPAAPQGGGLTPPQRRRRAVGKSLALNGYTEILPMPFLPSGVFDLWGLDDEDPRRRTTKVLNPLEADRPELASTLLPGVLEAVSRNISRGTTDVALFTIGQVVRPTAATRAIPLLDVNDRPSEAELAALLESLPAQPVHVALVLTGAREPSGPWGRGRAADVTDALEAARIIGRAAYVDLSLRAGEELPWHPGRCAEIVVDGRVIGHAGELHPAVIERLGLPKRTCALELSLDALPATNPLPAPRISPFPAVLQDVSLVVAESVPSDTVTGALRDGAGELLEDVRLVEVYTGPQVGAGNKSLNFRLRFRAADRTLTEDEATAARVAAVASAAKRVGATQRA, encoded by the coding sequence ATGCGTATTCCCCATAGCTGGCTGCTCGAGGTGCTGCGCGTCGGCGCACCGGGGTTCTCCGCCACCCCGGCCGATGTCGAAGAAACCCTGATTCGCATCGGCCACGAGGTCGAAGAGGTCATCGTGCCCGGACCGGTAACCGGACCTCTGGTCGTGGGACGGGTCGCGCAGATCACCGAACTCACCGAGTTCAAGAAGCCGATTCGCTTCTGCCTGGTCGATGCGGGCGAGGCAGAACCTCGTGAAATTGTCTGCGGTGCAACTAATTTCGCTGTCGATGACCTCGTGGTGGTGGCACTTCCGGGTGCGACTCTGCCCGGCGATTTCACCATCGCGACACGAAAGACCTACGGGCACACCTCCGACGGCATGATCTGTTCGACGGCCGAATTGGGGCTCGGCTCCGAATCGCCAGGAATTCTCGTGTTGCCACCGGGCACCGCGGCGCCCGGTGCCGACGCCGTCGAGGTTGTCGGGCTAGATGACGCCATCTTCGATCTGTCGATCACACCGGACCGGGGATACTGCCTGTCGGTTCGTGGCTTGGCCCGCGACCTGGCGTGCGCATACGACCTCGAATTCATCGATCCCGCTGCGGTGCAACCGCTCCCGGTGGAGCGGCCGTCGTTGCCGGTCCATATCGATTCCGGAACCGGGGTGAAGCGTTTCGGGCTACGTCCCGTCATCGGCATCGACCCGGCCGCAGTGTCGCCATGGTGGCTACAACGACGTCTGCTGCTCTGCGGCATCCGGGCGATCTCACCGGCGGTGGATGCCACCAACTATGTGATGTTGGAGATCGGGCACCCCATGCATGCCCATGACAAAGCGCGTATCAGTGGAGATTTCCGGGTCAGGTTCGCGACGCCAGGCGAAACGGTGGTGACGTTGGATGACGTGGAGCGCAAGCTCGAATCCGGTGATGTTCTCATTGCGGACGACGCGGGCGTCACCGCCATCGGCGGCGTGATGGGCGCCGGAAGCACCGAGATGCGCGGCGACTCCACCGATGTGCTGCTCGAAGCCGCCGTGTGGGATTCGGCTGCGGTGCTGCGTACTCAGCGTCGGCTGCGTCTGCACAGCGAGGCGGGACGCCGCTACGAGCGCTCCGTCGACCCCGCAATATCTGTCGCAGCGCTGGACCGTTGCGCTTCTCTGCTGCGCGAGATAGCCGGCGGGAGTACACCGCCCGAACTCACCGACTGGACTGCGGATACCGACGCGCAGGCCGAGATCGTCATGGCCACCGAGCTGCCCGCTCGCATCGCCGGGATTGACTACCCAGACGGCGTGGTGCAGCACCGGCTCCGCCAAATTGGCGCCGAGGTTCTCGCCGAGGGCGACACGCTACGGGTGAGGCCGCCGAGCTGGCGTCCGGACATCAGCGAGGGCGCAGACCTTGTCGAGGAGGTGCTCCGGCTCGAGGGGCTGGACGACATCCCGTCGATACTGCCTGCCGCGCCACAAGGCGGTGGTCTCACACCGCCGCAACGCCGTCGGCGCGCAGTAGGGAAGTCGTTGGCGCTGAACGGTTACACCGAGATCTTACCAATGCCGTTCCTTCCGTCCGGAGTGTTCGACCTGTGGGGCCTGGACGACGAGGATCCGCGACGCCGCACCACAAAGGTGCTCAACCCGTTGGAAGCCGATCGCCCGGAGCTTGCCAGCACATTACTGCCCGGCGTACTGGAAGCGGTGTCACGCAACATCTCCCGTGGAACCACCGACGTCGCGTTGTTCACCATCGGTCAGGTTGTGAGGCCAACCGCGGCGACCCGCGCCATTCCGCTGCTGGATGTCAACGATCGCCCCTCCGAGGCAGAACTTGCCGCGCTCCTGGAATCCCTGCCCGCTCAACCTGTTCACGTGGCGCTGGTATTGACCGGGGCACGCGAGCCCAGCGGACCATGGGGGCGTGGACGCGCCGCCGATGTCACCGACGCGCTCGAGGCCGCCCGGATCATCGGTCGCGCGGCTTATGTGGATCTGTCGCTACGCGCGGGCGAAGAGTTGCCCTGGCATCCGGGACGCTGCGCGGAGATCGTCGTGGACGGCCGGGTGATCGGACATGCCGGCGAGCTACACCCCGCGGTCATCGAGCGCCTCGGCCTACCCAAGCGCACCTGCGCGCTGGAACTGAGCCTCGACGCGCTCCCAGCCACCAACCCGCTTCCCGCACCGAGAATTTCGCCGTTCCCTGCCGTTCTCCAGGATGTCTCGCTGGTGGTCGCCGAGTCTGTGCCGTCCGACACGGTCACCGGCGCGCTGCGCGACGGCGCGGGGGAGTTGCTCGAAGATGTGCGGCTCGTGGAGGTTTACACCGGACCGCAGGTCGGCGCGGGCAACAAATCCCTGAACTTCCGGCTGCGCTTCCGGGCCGCGGATAGAACCCTCACAGAAGACGAAGCCACCGCCGCGCGGGTGGCGGCGGTGGCTTCTGCGGCTAAGCGCGTCGGGGCGACCCAACGCGCTTAG
- a CDS encoding adenylate/guanylate cyclase domain-containing protein has translation MDVEPSGLDAEPDRDLDSTIRKRRRGRTRGPARHESAADPSDPAAPDDDADSSEPATRHIARASRTAGSWFRKMDRDPAVVAAVRRARRSLPGDPYFGDPLSTSGFGGASAVARAADRLVTDRDTAVREFGFGALQIWQAFTEKVSKQPANREVTLVFTDLVGFSAWALEAGDEATLKLLRRVASVAEPPMLSAGGQVVKRMGDGIMAVFDDPVTALRAVIPARDALKNVEIQGYTPLMRIGIHTGTPQRIGSDWLGVDVNIAARVMESATKGGLAISQPALAKVPLVLLDHLGLTPTPVRRPLFSSRPAGVPENMKMYLLETRRELPAAGDDGRI, from the coding sequence GTGGATGTCGAGCCGTCAGGCCTCGATGCCGAACCGGATCGCGACCTCGACTCGACGATCCGTAAGCGCAGGCGAGGCCGCACCCGTGGGCCTGCGCGGCATGAGTCTGCCGCCGATCCCTCGGACCCCGCAGCGCCCGACGACGACGCCGACAGCTCCGAGCCCGCAACGCGCCATATCGCCCGTGCCTCGCGTACCGCCGGCAGCTGGTTCCGCAAAATGGATCGAGACCCGGCGGTAGTCGCTGCGGTACGTCGCGCTCGTCGCTCCCTACCCGGCGACCCCTACTTTGGAGACCCGCTATCTACCAGTGGTTTTGGCGGCGCAAGCGCGGTCGCGCGCGCGGCTGATCGCTTGGTGACGGACAGGGATACTGCGGTGCGCGAGTTCGGGTTCGGAGCACTGCAGATCTGGCAGGCGTTCACCGAGAAGGTCAGCAAGCAGCCGGCAAATCGCGAGGTCACCCTGGTTTTCACCGACCTCGTCGGGTTCTCGGCGTGGGCGTTGGAAGCCGGGGACGAGGCAACCCTGAAGTTGTTGCGACGCGTCGCGTCCGTTGCCGAGCCTCCGATGCTCAGCGCCGGAGGGCAGGTGGTCAAGCGGATGGGCGACGGCATCATGGCGGTGTTCGATGATCCGGTGACCGCCCTGCGCGCCGTCATCCCCGCCCGCGATGCACTGAAAAACGTTGAGATACAGGGATATACGCCGCTAATGCGGATCGGCATCCACACCGGCACGCCCCAACGCATCGGGTCGGACTGGCTCGGGGTCGACGTGAACATCGCCGCCCGGGTCATGGAAAGTGCGACCAAGGGCGGCCTGGCCATCTCGCAGCCCGCGTTGGCGAAGGTTCCACTGGTGCTTCTCGATCACCTGGGTCTTACACCGACTCCGGTACGGAGGCCGCTGTTCTCCAGCAGACCCGCGGGTGTGCCGGAGAACATGAAGATGTATTTGCTCGAAACCCGCAGGGAACTCCCAGCCGCGGGGGATGACGGTCGCATCTAG
- a CDS encoding oxygenase MpaB family protein produces the protein MTSATTHRATRRSVPAPSPRARSAAQPPHATDRDGPPQPLGPDSLTWKYFADLRTGLLGVWIGSIQNMYPELGAGVEDHSILLREPLQRVTRSVFPIMGVVYDGDRAADTGRRIRGYHDTIKGVDKKGRRYHALNPETFYWAHATFFMLIINTAEYFCGGLTEAEKRQLFAEHVQWYRMYGMSMRPVPASWEEFQEYWERVCNDELEINQATLDIFHIRIPKPKYVLMPDFLWHQMWAPARAFQNWVAAGVFSAPVREKAGMRWTPGDEVLLRLFGKAVQLAFGSLPDEIRLHPRAVSAYRRARGELPTDAPLVEAPKFAAPPKDRHALPMHYVPPSAQPKSLTARAGELLHATFSLVSPQRVSRGRAEVA, from the coding sequence ATGACATCCGCCACGACCCATCGGGCCACCCGCAGATCGGTTCCCGCGCCGTCGCCACGTGCACGTTCGGCAGCGCAACCGCCGCACGCGACCGACCGAGACGGGCCTCCGCAACCGCTCGGCCCGGATTCGCTGACGTGGAAGTACTTTGCGGATCTGCGCACGGGGCTACTCGGGGTGTGGATCGGATCCATCCAGAACATGTATCCGGAGTTGGGCGCCGGGGTGGAGGACCATTCGATCTTGCTTCGCGAGCCGCTGCAGCGGGTAACGCGTTCGGTCTTCCCCATCATGGGCGTGGTCTACGACGGTGATCGCGCTGCGGACACCGGGCGTCGCATTCGTGGATACCACGACACGATCAAGGGCGTCGACAAGAAGGGGCGGCGCTATCACGCCCTGAACCCGGAGACCTTCTATTGGGCACATGCCACCTTCTTCATGCTCATCATCAACACCGCCGAATACTTCTGCGGAGGGCTCACCGAGGCCGAGAAACGACAGCTCTTCGCCGAGCATGTCCAGTGGTACCGGATGTACGGCATGAGCATGCGTCCCGTCCCTGCGTCGTGGGAAGAGTTCCAGGAGTACTGGGAACGAGTCTGTAACGACGAGCTGGAGATCAATCAGGCCACGCTGGATATCTTCCATATCCGGATCCCCAAGCCGAAATACGTGCTGATGCCGGACTTCTTGTGGCACCAGATGTGGGCCCCGGCCCGGGCATTCCAGAACTGGGTGGCCGCGGGAGTCTTCAGCGCCCCTGTGCGCGAGAAGGCCGGAATGCGTTGGACTCCAGGTGACGAAGTGCTGCTGCGGCTGTTCGGCAAGGCGGTGCAGCTGGCGTTCGGTTCCCTGCCGGACGAGATCCGCCTGCATCCCCGCGCGGTATCGGCTTACCGGCGCGCTCGTGGTGAGTTGCCTACCGACGCGCCGCTGGTCGAGGCCCCGAAGTTCGCGGCCCCGCCCAAGGATCGGCACGCGCTACCGATGCACTACGTGCCGCCGTCGGCTCAGCCGAAGTCGCTCACGGCACGTGCGGGTGAGCTACTGCATGCCACCTTTTCTCTGGTGTCCCCGCAGCGGGTGTCTCGCGGCCGGGCTGAGGTCGCGTAA
- a CDS encoding methylated-DNA--[protein]-cysteine S-methyltransferase encodes MTDYATLTTPVGPFTAIVDGAGTVLASGWTDSPELLRTLIHPTLRPQTLRRKRDLGKVTKAVADYHAGDLTAIDAIPVTQYSGEFLMHAWDVLRTVDPEAPITYSEFAVRAGRPTAIRAAASACARNAAALFVPCHRVFRVGGALGGFRYGLPIKRWLLDHEAPVAT; translated from the coding sequence ATGACCGACTACGCGACCCTCACGACCCCGGTAGGACCGTTTACCGCCATCGTCGATGGTGCTGGCACCGTGCTGGCGTCGGGTTGGACCGACTCGCCTGAGCTACTGCGAACTCTGATTCACCCGACGCTGCGCCCGCAGACCCTCAGGCGCAAGCGCGATCTCGGGAAGGTGACCAAGGCAGTCGCCGACTATCACGCGGGCGATCTGACAGCGATCGACGCGATCCCGGTCACGCAGTATTCCGGAGAATTCCTGATGCACGCCTGGGATGTGTTGCGCACGGTCGACCCAGAGGCACCGATTACCTACAGCGAGTTCGCCGTGCGTGCCGGGCGGCCGACCGCCATCCGTGCGGCAGCGAGCGCCTGTGCTCGCAATGCGGCGGCGTTGTTCGTCCCATGCCACAGGGTCTTTCGCGTGGGCGGTGCACTGGGCGGATTTCGCTACGGGCTTCCGATCAAGCGATGGCTGCTTGATCACGAGGCTCCCGTCGCAACCTGA